In Oncorhynchus tshawytscha isolate Ot180627B linkage group LG08, Otsh_v2.0, whole genome shotgun sequence, the genomic window caagatgtcgaaaacattccatagggatgctggcccatgtttactccaatggtttccacagttgtgtcaagtaggCTCAatttcctttgggtggtgaaccattcttgatacagatGGGAAAATGTTTAGtatggaaaaacccagcagcagttCTTGAAACACTCAAActagtgtgcctggcacctactatcatacccctgttcaaaggcacttaaatattttgtattgCCCATTCACACActaaatggcacacacacacagtccatgtctcaattgtctcaaggcttaaaaatccaggctttaacctgtctcctccccttcatctacactgattgaaggggatttaacaggtgacatcagtaagggatcatagctttcacctggattcacctggtcagtctgtatcatggaaagagtaggtgttcataatgtttgttacactcagtgtatattgatcACTATTTAAAAAGTCAATTTACATCTCAACTTTATTTAAATACCATTAAAACTGAGACACTTGGAGGAGAACCAGAAGAACAGATGGACTGTTTTAAATAGCATTTGACAGGCCGCAGCTGATCCAGACaccgtgtgtttgtgcgtgcacacatgagcgtgtgtgtgtggtagctgATCCAGACAGGACTGTTGGCAAGGTGAGTGTAGCCTAGACATCAATATCTCTGGGACTGAAGATGATGAGACATAGATCCATCTGTGCTGACAGTAATAGATCTGACATTTACTGCTAGAACCTGACTGACTCAAACCAGCCACAGCCAGCTCTTTATTCAACATTATTCTGATTCTGATTTTGCAAATAACTTTTTGTACAGAGTGCATTGTATGCGTTGCattgcttgacttgggcaggagctcactggagctgGATACCTTCACCTCAAATGTTCTCCTGCTTAATCTCCTGttgctcaaaagtattgtggatcTCCTGCACAgtataaacagtaccggcacccaaAATTAGTActggcacctatttcagtccaagtcaagtccTTATGCGCTGCAAAGGAAAAAGTACATGCAACGCTCATGCAAAATCACTGATACGTGTCAGTCAGTGCCCTCCATCAGACTCTCTACCAAAGTGCTAAAATAGTAATTACCCTAATTCATGTGTTGTATAAATACCTCTATCTTGTTTCTCTCACAGCTTTCCTCCACTCAGCAAAGGGTTAAAGAACATCCCCTTAACCCCTGCCTATTCCTCCTCCACGTTACCCCTGTTTGCTCCTCTCCACCAGCTCTCCAGCCAATCAGTGGCCTGGATTCCTCTGGGCCAATGGTATGGCTAGGAGGTGATGTCATGCAGCAATAGCTGGTTGTGGTGCTGATGCTGCTGAGAGCACAGCCCAAAcagtagagaaagagggaaggaaaaaACCAAGATAAAGACATAGGAGAGTACCATCAGCATTGCTCAGCACAGGGTGAGTCCATCAAAACTACCGAAACAACAAAAAAGTATGGCAGGTTGCATTCTGCATCCAGGATAATTGTCCTATTATATTAATTTCAACAATGTTAAATTAATTTCCAAAGCTCTTTTCTTGTATATTTAGCTGATTTAAGTCTGTCTGTTGTTCACTAAATATTGGGCTGTGTCATATTTGAAAAGGCTTTAGCTATCTGAGTGTATGTATGAGATGCCTCTCTGCTGCAGTCAGATGATGGATATTCTGTGCAACACTGACTATGACATCCCCCGAGATACACAGGGAGTTTACATCACCTCTGCTGTAGATGTGTGTGCTCAGTGTTTGGCTGAACAGAGTAACCATAGTTGGAGATCATACACTGAAATGCAGTGACGCTTACAAGAAACTGTCTGTCCTAGATTCTTTTGTAAAGTGGCTTTAATTCACATAAATGCAGTTTATGAAGCGTGCATGGCTTATTATGCATTTATTAAAAAGTGCTTAACTTGTTGACAAAGCAGTTTAATGTGAGAAAGCTGACATTGATGATCAGTACAAGATGACTGAGATGACTTTATGCATGTTGTTATGCAATGAGGAGATTGTGAGTCTGCAGTGGAGAGTGATCtcagcgtgtgtgtgcatgttcacTCCTGTGTGTAAGATAGTGTGGGGTCCTTTGGTTTGGAAGGCAGTGTAAGTCAGAAAAGCATGTTGATTTCAAGGATTTACTTCTCAGTCAATGCTCACAGTAGGCAGGCTCAACAACAGCAATGTTCAATATGGAACAGTAGTCCTACAGCTAGTCGTGACTGAAATCCTATTTTATTAGGATCGAAATcagctgctactcttcctgggtatGTAGGGGGGAATGTATTGTGTGACCTAGTGGCCTAGCTACTGTTGCGAGGTAGCTTTGTATCAGCTTGGCAGTGATAAagagagtggatggagagaaagaggagaaaaaacaaatagagagcgagagaaaatattcagattctctgtgtgtggattcttttgttgtttttgtggtgAAATGAATGTACCACAAGTGAGTCACAGTGATTGCTTGAAGAGCAGGAGCCAACATAAATGGAAATATTTAAGTTATTATCAAGAATTcaatagatgtatttttctctccttccatcactcTCTTCTTTTTGCTGTAGACAATAAGGCCGGTATGTTATGTGAGCAAGCTAGGTAGGCCCAGACTTTTTTTATCATAACAATACAGTACCATGCTCTGATAATGAGTGTGATCTGTCCATCTGATTATcacgaggagagacagagggcttGAGAATGGTTAGGTCACTTCTGCGGTAGAATACAGATGGTactctcccccattctccctccacccccctatCTCTTTCACACCCCTCCCGCTCTCGTTTCGTGACAAGCGCAGGGCCTCAAGTGCTCTTGATGAGTGGGTTTGAATGAAGGCTTCACAGTAGCTCACGATGGGACAGTTTTATTGTAATGGTAGTGTGATTCTGTAGCAATACAGGGATTTAACATGTGTTTGCAGATTTCAGGATCTGATGATAAAGCAATTTTCTTTGTCTCGCCTTTCAGAAATATCTGATTCACCACAGTGTCTTTAGAAGAAAAACAAGAGGCAGAATGACTCTtgcaggtactgtgtgtgtgtgtgtgtgtgtgtgtgtgctcgtgtgtgagtgagagagatatagagagactaATGCTGATCTCACTTAATATTCTCTCCCCTGCAGCATACAGAGACAAGATGCGGGAGCTCCCTCTAGCGTCCATCTTCTGTTCCTGCATCCTACATGAACCCAAAGAAAAGCCCACCAAGAAAGAAGGTAAACGGTTTTACACAATTCTAACACAATCATCAACCTACCATTCCCACAGCACATCCTATAAGCCATTTCAGTCAATGAGCTAGTAATCAGATAAATATAATATTGTTTTTTGAGGCCGCTAAAAATGGCAGctacaccccccccacaccccaATTTCCTTTGGGTTCTTCCTTTATACAATCTCACACTTTGCTTCATCTCTGCCTGCCCTCTGCAGGTGTGGTGGACCTGAACCTGTGCATCATCAGGGATATGGAGGTGATTGAGCTGAACAAGAGAAGGTCCGGCCAGGCCTTCGAGGTCATCCTGAAGCCACCCTCATTCGACGGGGGTCCGAACACCCTCGCCATCACACCCCCACGCAGGGAGCCCTCCCTGGAGGAGATCCAGAGGAAGCTGGACGccgcagaggagaggagaaaggtgaGGGGTCagaaaggaaagaaagacagCATTGACTGTTTCTAGATTGGTATGGTGGAATGCTCACAGAATGTTGGTCAGAATTGTCTGTTCCCAGTTTGTTGGGGTAGAGATGGAAGTTCTTGAAGTGTTAATTGGGACTGCTTTGTTTTATCGAAGGGATAGGGATTGTGGTGGGGCTCTCTGCCCACTCTGTTTATccattcacccctctctcttccacccctctatcccctcttAGTGCCAGGAGGCTGAGCTGCTGAAGCACTTGGCAGAAAAGCGGGAACATGAGCGCGAGGTGGCCCAGAAGGCCCTGGAGGAACACAACAGCTTCATCCGGCTGGCCAAGGAGCGGCTGGAGCTGCGCATGGAGCACAACAAGGAGAAACGGGAGGCACACCTGGCCGCCATGCTGGAACGCCTGCAGGAGAAGGTAGAGTTACACTCAGCTGATACCCTAGGCAGGGTTGGGGTCTATTTCAATTCACTCAATACAGGAAGTGAATTTAAGTGGAATCGACTCCAACCCTGACTCTAGCTCCCTTTTTTTTAATCTGTCATCGATATTATCTATATTATGGCAGAATAGTTCTAGTTAGTTGAGATATGTTCTTTTTTGTGATATTAATGTTCAAAATGAATACTGTGTAACAAAATTGAAACTATTATTGTCCCTATCTAATGTAGCTGGTTTGAGAAACAATCAAGACATACACATGTAATTGAGATACACTCTACTGACTAAACATCCATAGATCATCATTACTTTTGACCAATATTTTCTTCCCTGATATGAAACGGACAGGAAATCTAAAGGGTGGTTTCTGTGTTTCTCTTTCAGGACAAGCACGCTGTGGAGGTGAGGAAAAACAGAGAGCACAAGGAggagagcgggtagagagagagatggagagagagcgtgggGCCTCTGTTTTGTTGattgagaaaaggagagaagagaaaatacaacaaaaaaagacaGTTTCTTAAAATGGAAATGGGATTTGTTTGACAAATGAGAATTCACAGTGATGGAATAGGAGGTGTGCATACAATCTTTTTGTGCTTATAAGTCAACAAAAGCAAAAAATGGAAGTTGGTTATTTTCAGAGCAGGCAGAGGTGGTTTCCTCAGAGCAATGGTGGAGAGACAGAAAATCAAGTTGTAGTTTTGTAGTGCCCTTGAGTGTAGCGGAGTATAACAGCGTTATGCACAATTTATAAACCACACTGAGTGGATATTGGCACATTTTGTAGGCTTGGCATTTATAATAGACCATGAACCCAGGACTCCCTGGAAAACAGTGGAAATTCCAACTTGgtggactatcctggctaaataaaatgaaaataaaatacaattaatACATAATTATTTGCAAGAAATGGAAATATATTCTGGTCAATAAAATCACTGACACACATACTTAAATTTAAAGCATTCTACACATCATACTGGATCTTACTTTTCACCACTTTTTGGCATGTCAGTTTATGTACATAAATAGGTGAGTAGTCTAGTGTTGATAtgttgtacagatgtaggatcttaatttgatcactcttttgttgctgagaatttacATTAAAATAAGGGTTTTTAAGGAGAAtattctctctctgcagtagtgAAAGATATTGGCATGGTATGGAATAAATATATGAATTAACTCAGCTGACTTGCATAATACAGTACTAGGAGCAGAAAAATAAGTTATTGCCTCTGACATCTTTCTTAGAGGTTGATGTTTTAGTTAACTAAAACTCCTAGTAATGTATTACGCAAGCTAAAACATGCAGAAATGCAAACTTGAgatgtatttgagttttaaaaggCTACTAAattttgtaatttccactttgaaatctcagacttgatttgccctaatgaaaaatgtatcaacccccacAAAATCTCTATGCATTATAATCACATGAATTAtaatcacatttcctgttgctgcaggattattttcctgttgtggcaaactaagatcctacatctgtactgctagtttctttgtatttttttgtgattaGTCGTAGAATGGACTGTGTTGCACGTATATGTACTACTTACAGATGTATGTGATATGTCACTCAATATCAATTAAAAAAGTAAAAGTCAGTATAAGAGATCCTTGTTGTTTGTATGCTTACTTACATGTGCACTAGTCAGGTGTGTGCGCACGCTTGTGTCTTAGCTAACTGCCCTATCTCTGAACTCTGTGTTGTAGGTGTCATGACGGCCTGATCACAACACAAGCTGAACTTATTTTGGAAGCCATTTTGGGAG contains:
- the LOC112256788 gene encoding stathmin-4 isoform X1; the protein is MTLAAYRDKMRELPLASIFCSCILHEPKEKPTKKEGVVDLNLCIIRDMEVIELNKRRSGQAFEVILKPPSFDGGPNTLAITPPRREPSLEEIQRKLDAAEERRKCQEAELLKHLAEKREHEREVAQKALEEHNSFIRLAKERLELRMEHNKEKREAHLAAMLERLQEKDKHAVEVRKNREHKEESG
- the LOC112256788 gene encoding stathmin-4 isoform X2, with translation MTLAAYRDKMRELPLASIFCSCILHEPKEKPTKKEGVVDLNLCIIRDMEVIELNKRRSGQAFEVILKPPSFDGGPNTLAITPPRREPSLEEIQRKLDAAEERRKCQEAELLKHLAEKREHEREVAQKALEEHNSFIRLAKERLELRMEHNKEKREAHLAAMLERLQEKDKHAVEVS